In one window of Hevea brasiliensis isolate MT/VB/25A 57/8 chromosome 10, ASM3005281v1, whole genome shotgun sequence DNA:
- the LOC110648403 gene encoding transcription factor bHLH155 isoform X2 gives MGTDLHNTLRSLCFNTEWKYAVFWKLKHRARMIVGQVAVTGKHRWIIADKLVTSSISFEFSDGWQSQFSAGIKTIVVVAVVPYGVVQLGSLNKVAEDLKLVTHIKDVFLSLQDSSVGHITGALQYSMKSSLYLPDLRTKGLDSESELIPDSLCNLDKAIYKEGPNNQLPMFPYLQKESDNSYFCSLPGIDQNTADEVANKHGGHVLSTLENDKSVKLLHLGSGISYLEQQNQVGIDFVDEQKCGGENSVWKNPDVGSKLNVTSHLNNSVKDNIKLYNVVLPNENFGADLVNYPVDLLDSTVCDRPKSDGMDVYLNGVVNMPESSDMNVKKELEKKLEYQAESSHLDDSNAFLKFSAGCELHEALGLAFSKGCLYIDCEADKTESGNIVEVPEGISISQMTFDTSPENLLEAVVGKVCHSSSDVKSERSVCKSVQSLLTTGKIPEPPSQTKHIICSAGYSIKQSVVEEDTQNCSSSTGVYAAMSSRGFSSTCPSTCSEELDRRPEPAKNNKKRARPGESCRPRPRDRQLIQDRIKELRELVPNGAKCSIDSLLERAIKHMLFLESITKHADKLNKCAESKMYQKGTDASNYEKGSSWAVEVGGHLKVSSIMVENLNKNGQMLVEMLCEECSHFLEIAEAIRSLGLTILKGITEVHGEKIWICFMVEGQNNRVMHRMDILWSLVQILQPKTSN, from the exons ATGGGAACTGACTTGCATAATACACTAAGGAGCCTCTGCTTCAACACCGAGTGGAAGTACGCTGTGTTTTGGAAGCTCAAGCATCGAGCTCGCAT GATTGTTGGACAGGTGGCAGTTACTGGAAAACATCGATGGATCATTGCAGATAAACTTGTAACCAGTTCCATCTCATTTGAG TTCTCAGACGGCTGGCAAAGTCAGTTTTCAGCTGGGATCAAG ACCATTGTTGTCGTAGCTGTTGTTCCGTATGGAGTTGTACAGCTCGGCTCTTTGAATAAA GTTGCTGAGGATCTGAAGCTGGTAACCCATATAAAAGATGTCTTTCTATCCCTTCAAGATTCCTCAGTTGGGCACATTACTGGTGCACTACAATATAGTATGAAGAGTTCTTTATATCTG CCAGATTTACGTACAAAAGGATTGGATTCAGAATCAGAGCTTATTCCTGATAGTCTATGCAATCTAGATAAAGCTATTTACAAGGAAGGGCCAAACAACCAGTTGCCTATGTTTCCTTATTTACAGAAAGAAAGTGATAATTCTTATTTTTGTTCCCTTCCTGGTATAGATCAGAATACAGCAGATGAAGTGGCAAATAAACATGGAGGGCATGTATTATCTACACTGGAGAATGATAAGAGTGTCAAATTACTTCATCTTGGATCTGGTATTTCCTATTTGGAGCAGCAAAATCAAGTAGGAATAGATTTTGTAGATGAGCAAAAATGTGGAGGGGAGAATAGTGTTTGGAAAAATCCAGATGTGGGATCAAAACTTAATGTAACTTCACATTTAAATAATTCTGTTAAGGATAATATAAAGTTATATAATGTTGTACTTCCTAATGAAAACTTTGGAGCTGATCTTGTGAACTACCCTGTGGACCTCCTTGATTCTACTGTTTGTGATAGACCTAAGTCAGATGGCATGGATGTTTACCTAAATGGGGTGGTGAACATGCCTGAATCTTCAGACATGAACGTCAAAAAAGAGTTGGAGAAGAAGCTGGAGTATCAAGCTGAGTCAAGTCACTTAGACGACTCGAATGCATTTTTAAAGTTCTCTGCTGGCTGTGAGCTACATGAAGCTCTAGGACTAGCTTTTTCAAAAGGGTGTTTGTACATTGATTGTGAAGCAGATAAGACTGAATCTGGGAACATTGTTGAGGTGCCAGAGGGGATAAGTATTAGCCAGATGACATTTGACACAAGTCCAGAAAATCTTTTAGAAGCAGTAGTAGGTAAAGTTTGCCATAGCAGCAGTGATGTGAAAAGTGAGAGATCAGTCTGTAAATCAGTTCAATCTCTGCTAACAACTGGGAAAATTCCAGAGCCTCCTAGCCAGACAAAACATATTATTTGTTCAGCTGGTTATTCAATTAAGCAGTCTGTTGTTGAAGAGGATACGCAGAATTGCTCAAGCTCAACAGGGGTGTATGCTGCAATGTCTTCTAGAGGATTTTCATCAACTTGTCCAAGTACTTGTAGTGAAGAGTTGGATAGGCGCCCAGAACCAGCTAAGAACAACAAAAAGAGGGCAAGACCTGGTGAAAGCTGCAGGCCTAGACCAAGGGACAGACAACTGATTCAAGATCGTATTAAAGAGCTGAGGGAGCTCGTACCCAATGGGGCAAAG TGCAGTATTGATTCCCTGCTGGAGCGCGCGATCAAACACATGCTGTTTTTAGAAAGTATCACGAAACATGCTGACAAGCTCAATAAATGTGCTGAATCGAAG ATGTATCAGAAGGGAACAGATGCCTCTAACTATGAAAAGGGTTCAAGCTGGGCAGTGGAGGTGGGAGGCCACCTAAAAGTTTCTTCAATAATGGTAGAGAACCTAAACAAGAATGGGCAGATGCTTGTGGAG ATGCTATGTGAGGAATGCAGTCATTTTCTTGAGATAGCAGAAGCTATCAGAAGCTTGGGTCTGACAATTTTGAAAGGGATTACAGAAGTGCATGGTGAGAAGATATGGATATGTTTCATGGTTGAG
- the LOC110648403 gene encoding transcription factor bHLH155 isoform X1, whose protein sequence is MGTDLHNTLRSLCFNTEWKYAVFWKLKHRARMVLTWEDAYYDNCEQHDPLESKCFRETLEHLCGGRYSHDPLGLAVAKMSYHVYCLGEGIVGQVAVTGKHRWIIADKLVTSSISFEFSDGWQSQFSAGIKTIVVVAVVPYGVVQLGSLNKVAEDLKLVTHIKDVFLSLQDSSVGHITGALQYSMKSSLYLPDLRTKGLDSESELIPDSLCNLDKAIYKEGPNNQLPMFPYLQKESDNSYFCSLPGIDQNTADEVANKHGGHVLSTLENDKSVKLLHLGSGISYLEQQNQVGIDFVDEQKCGGENSVWKNPDVGSKLNVTSHLNNSVKDNIKLYNVVLPNENFGADLVNYPVDLLDSTVCDRPKSDGMDVYLNGVVNMPESSDMNVKKELEKKLEYQAESSHLDDSNAFLKFSAGCELHEALGLAFSKGCLYIDCEADKTESGNIVEVPEGISISQMTFDTSPENLLEAVVGKVCHSSSDVKSERSVCKSVQSLLTTGKIPEPPSQTKHIICSAGYSIKQSVVEEDTQNCSSSTGVYAAMSSRGFSSTCPSTCSEELDRRPEPAKNNKKRARPGESCRPRPRDRQLIQDRIKELRELVPNGAKCSIDSLLERAIKHMLFLESITKHADKLNKCAESKMYQKGTDASNYEKGSSWAVEVGGHLKVSSIMVENLNKNGQMLVEMLCEECSHFLEIAEAIRSLGLTILKGITEVHGEKIWICFMVEGQNNRVMHRMDILWSLVQILQPKTSN, encoded by the exons ATGGGAACTGACTTGCATAATACACTAAGGAGCCTCTGCTTCAACACCGAGTGGAAGTACGCTGTGTTTTGGAAGCTCAAGCATCGAGCTCGCAT GGTGTTAACTTGGGAAGATGCTTACTATGACAATTGTGAGCAACATGATCCTTTAGAGAGTAAGTGCTTCAGGGAGACATTAGAACACTTGTGTGGTGGGCGTTATTCACATGACCCGCTTGGATTAGCTGTGGCAAAGATGTCATATCATGTCTATTGTCTTGGAGAAGG GATTGTTGGACAGGTGGCAGTTACTGGAAAACATCGATGGATCATTGCAGATAAACTTGTAACCAGTTCCATCTCATTTGAG TTCTCAGACGGCTGGCAAAGTCAGTTTTCAGCTGGGATCAAG ACCATTGTTGTCGTAGCTGTTGTTCCGTATGGAGTTGTACAGCTCGGCTCTTTGAATAAA GTTGCTGAGGATCTGAAGCTGGTAACCCATATAAAAGATGTCTTTCTATCCCTTCAAGATTCCTCAGTTGGGCACATTACTGGTGCACTACAATATAGTATGAAGAGTTCTTTATATCTG CCAGATTTACGTACAAAAGGATTGGATTCAGAATCAGAGCTTATTCCTGATAGTCTATGCAATCTAGATAAAGCTATTTACAAGGAAGGGCCAAACAACCAGTTGCCTATGTTTCCTTATTTACAGAAAGAAAGTGATAATTCTTATTTTTGTTCCCTTCCTGGTATAGATCAGAATACAGCAGATGAAGTGGCAAATAAACATGGAGGGCATGTATTATCTACACTGGAGAATGATAAGAGTGTCAAATTACTTCATCTTGGATCTGGTATTTCCTATTTGGAGCAGCAAAATCAAGTAGGAATAGATTTTGTAGATGAGCAAAAATGTGGAGGGGAGAATAGTGTTTGGAAAAATCCAGATGTGGGATCAAAACTTAATGTAACTTCACATTTAAATAATTCTGTTAAGGATAATATAAAGTTATATAATGTTGTACTTCCTAATGAAAACTTTGGAGCTGATCTTGTGAACTACCCTGTGGACCTCCTTGATTCTACTGTTTGTGATAGACCTAAGTCAGATGGCATGGATGTTTACCTAAATGGGGTGGTGAACATGCCTGAATCTTCAGACATGAACGTCAAAAAAGAGTTGGAGAAGAAGCTGGAGTATCAAGCTGAGTCAAGTCACTTAGACGACTCGAATGCATTTTTAAAGTTCTCTGCTGGCTGTGAGCTACATGAAGCTCTAGGACTAGCTTTTTCAAAAGGGTGTTTGTACATTGATTGTGAAGCAGATAAGACTGAATCTGGGAACATTGTTGAGGTGCCAGAGGGGATAAGTATTAGCCAGATGACATTTGACACAAGTCCAGAAAATCTTTTAGAAGCAGTAGTAGGTAAAGTTTGCCATAGCAGCAGTGATGTGAAAAGTGAGAGATCAGTCTGTAAATCAGTTCAATCTCTGCTAACAACTGGGAAAATTCCAGAGCCTCCTAGCCAGACAAAACATATTATTTGTTCAGCTGGTTATTCAATTAAGCAGTCTGTTGTTGAAGAGGATACGCAGAATTGCTCAAGCTCAACAGGGGTGTATGCTGCAATGTCTTCTAGAGGATTTTCATCAACTTGTCCAAGTACTTGTAGTGAAGAGTTGGATAGGCGCCCAGAACCAGCTAAGAACAACAAAAAGAGGGCAAGACCTGGTGAAAGCTGCAGGCCTAGACCAAGGGACAGACAACTGATTCAAGATCGTATTAAAGAGCTGAGGGAGCTCGTACCCAATGGGGCAAAG TGCAGTATTGATTCCCTGCTGGAGCGCGCGATCAAACACATGCTGTTTTTAGAAAGTATCACGAAACATGCTGACAAGCTCAATAAATGTGCTGAATCGAAG ATGTATCAGAAGGGAACAGATGCCTCTAACTATGAAAAGGGTTCAAGCTGGGCAGTGGAGGTGGGAGGCCACCTAAAAGTTTCTTCAATAATGGTAGAGAACCTAAACAAGAATGGGCAGATGCTTGTGGAG ATGCTATGTGAGGAATGCAGTCATTTTCTTGAGATAGCAGAAGCTATCAGAAGCTTGGGTCTGACAATTTTGAAAGGGATTACAGAAGTGCATGGTGAGAAGATATGGATATGTTTCATGGTTGAG